In the Budorcas taxicolor isolate Tak-1 chromosome 1, Takin1.1, whole genome shotgun sequence genome, aaagctgtgacaaacctagacaatatattaaagagcagagacattactttgcctaccaaggtctgtatagtcaaagctttggttttttcagtagtcatgtatggatgtgagagaccataaagaaggctgagtgccaaagaactgatgcttttgaactgtggtgttggagaagacccttgagagtcctttggactgcaagaagatcaaaccagtcaatcataaaggaaatcaaccctgaatattcattggaaggactgatgctgaagctgaagctccaatactttggccacctgatgcgaagagccaactcattagaaaggaccccgatgatgggaaagattgaaggcaggtggagaaggggacaccagaagacaagatggttggatgtcatcactgactcaatggatgtaagtttgaatgagctctgggagatggttaaagacagggaagcctggcgtgctgcagtccatggggtcaaaaagagtcagacacaactgagggactgaacaacgacaaataTTACATGAGAAATACACATACCAAAAAAATTTATCATTAGCGTTATTCTTTATTTATCTGACAAATTTAACTGGGcagcttgtatttttatttgctaaatttggCAACACCCCTCAAgagatcagagaaggaaatggcaacccactccaatattcttgcctagagaatcctgtggacagaggagcctggtgggctgccatctatggggtcgcacagagttggacacgactgaagtgacttagcagcagcagcagcctcaagaGATACCTCAGCCCTCCCCCTTGACAGACAGGAGAGGCATCTATCAGCTCATAAATAATCCTGCTGCAGCCTCCCCTGGGGAACAAACGGCTGCTGGCCCTCCACTCACATGACCTCAGAGGGTCATTCAAGCGAGCAGAGACGTTCTGCCCTATGgagttgttgttcggtcactaaatcgtgtctgactctttgtgaccccctggactacaacatgccaggtgtctctgtcctccactactcctgaagtttgctcaaaaaAATCGATAGGAAGGTGACAAGGATTCTTTTAGAAAGTTCTGAGAGTTGTGGCTCCTGCTCCACAGTTCTTGGCTCACTTggatcttctgtttttctttgctcCCCCTTGAATTGGGATCCTGGCCCCACACATTTACTTTGATGGCTTCAGACCAATAAGCGTCTCGATTTGGGGACTGGCTTGCCTAAAGTGGGCCATCAGAGGACCTCAGCCAGGACAATCTCAGTTCCATGGCTGCTACATGGGGCTGTCTTCCCAATATTGCCTCCTCTTCCTTGAAAATATAGTTGAAAAATAAGGTCACATGAtccctcctccctgcttcctcccagCAGTGCCCAGGGATAAATCTAAGAGCCTGTGTCAAGTCAGTGCCCTGGGATTCACAGCTCACAGAGTTGCTCTTACCCAACACAGGCCCCAGTGGATCAGGCCATACAGAACTGCCTGCTGTGACTCCAGAGCTCTGGACAAGCTCAGAGGAAGTCTTTCAGGCTACTGACCTCACTGAGCCCTCTGTGCCAAACCACGTCTCTTGGGAAGCTCAGACCCTGAGCATCCAGACCTCTGATAGGACCTTCATCAGAGGCGGCTCCGTTTCAGAAGCAGAGACTAGGGACGACAAGACCATGGCTCTCATGACAAGAAAGCCTTCCGAGTTCACGGCTGTGATCTCTCCTCCCACAGCAGCATCGTCCACAGGTGGCAGCCCCATGGGACGTGTAAGGACCACAGTTGACACTGTCACAGGCAGTGAGCTCTGGAAAGCTGTCTTTGAGAACCTTTGCACTTTTGACAGCTCTGAAGAAGCAAAGAGAATCTTGAAATTCATTCACATTTCTGCACAAGCCGAGGCCCTATCCTCAGAGAGCAGTGCCTCCTCTGACAGCTCAGTTCCAGCCGTCACCACCTCACAAGTCCTGTCATCAGACATCACTGCTCTGACCAAAGCCTTGGTTACCTACATCACCAACATCAAGGTGATCAACTGCAGAGTTATGGAAACAGAACCAACTGCCGCCATCCCTGGGACCTCACACATAGATCACAGCTCTGTAGGAGAACATGCCCTGTCCCCTCCTGAGAGGTCAGCCTTGCCTGACTCCACTGAAGCAAAATCACACCTTACTAGGAACACAACCTCTGTTGAGACCTGGACAATCGCCCGCGGCATGGAATCAGTCACACCTGCAGGCACAGTCATCCTCAGTAGCatcccagaaaaggaaatgacagcagCCAAGGCCACCAGCCCAAGTGGAACCTTGGTGACAGTCAGCAAGGACCTCTTGGAAGAAAGCTCAGGCCTCTCTGTTGAGACAACAAGCGACACCAGTATCTCAGGGATAATTACAGTCTTCACAGAGGATGCGACAACAGTAAGCAAGGTGACTTCCCCTGCTGAGTTCTCAGCTACTGTCTACAGCTTCTCCGAAGAAACCTCCACCACGAGTTCCACCTCCTCAGAGACTTCCACCACACACAGCACGTTCAGTGGGCCCATTCCTACTATCAGCAGGagctctcttccttcttcccatcTGCCTACGGTTGACAGCATCCCAGAAACAAGTGTTACCTCAGCCAAGACCACAGCCTCCGCCAACAGCAGCCCCACAGCCTCAGCCAACAGCACCCCAGAAACAAGTGTCTCCTCAACCAAGATCACAGCCTCAACCAACAGTAGCTCAGAAACAAGCGTCACCTCAGCCAAGACCACAGACTCAGCGAAGACCATGAAAACAGCCAGCGCAGGTGGAGGGAAGCCCTCAACAACCTTGGCCACTCCTGCTCGGACAAGGTGGACAGGCATTACCCCAGGTGAGTGGCTTCCCGGTATGTAACCTTTGGGAATTTGGAGTTTGGTGTCTGTGTGTTTAAGGagatgagagaaaggaaaaatgaatctGGAGGCTTTTTCTGAGCCCTGTCTCAGATGTCACTTCTTCATGATGTTCTAGTAACAAAACCAGTAAGAAGCAGAATTAAGGTAGGGTATGGAGAAAGTTCAGCACTAGAAGTGTGGAGAAATGGTTTGGGATGCTGTGTTTGCCCTGAGTGATGTAGGAcaggtcccagcctgtcccttcccctctgagcctcagtttcactGCCAGTAGCTGGAGGGGGTTGCAGTGTCCTTTCCAGTTTTGCCATTCTATGAGGTTAACTGTTGAGTAACTACTGTGCACCAGGAAGGGgccaaattttatttaaaagacatAGCCTTCATGCTCTGAAAGCCTCTGGTTCAGCCAGAGCCACACCAAGTGGAAATAAGGCCCAAGGGGCTGCCCTCTGAGCAGCTGGGACCCCATGAGAGTTTAGCTCCAGGATGCACTTTACGGGATTGGTAACATAAatggtgggggcttcccaggtgtcgaacaggagaagcaggttcaatccctgggtcaggaagatcccctggagaaggaaatgcaacccactccagtattctcgcctgggaaatcccacagacagaggaggctgtcaggctacagtccatggggttgcaaagagtcggccctGACAGCAATTAAACAGCACTTGCAAGTGTAAATGGTGGCTTAAAAATCAGTCAGTAAATTGGACAAAGATTTGGGAGTTGAAAGCCACACTTTGAGACAACTTCTTTAGGGAAGAAGTCCCTTGTCAGCAGTCAGCCCAGCTTCTGGTCAGCCTGGAGACTTCCCCTCCACTTCCCATCATCTTTCCTCATGCCTCATCCCAGCAGTATCTTCTGCTTGCCAGGCCTTTTTGGaaaggtgaaataaaaatattaatcacaATCACCTTACTGAATATCTTTTGAATTTCAGGCAGAAGTGACATAAAAACATTTCACAGCCAGTAAGCATGGTAGCAACTGAAGGTTCTCTCTGACGGCAGGCTTTGCATGTTATCTCCTCTAACTAAACCTTCAAAACCATTTTACGGAGTGGGTGTTCTTACTCTACCTGACAAGTGAGGAAATACATTTAAAGATGGTTTAAAAAGTAGCAGTGGAATTCCGAATGAAAGTCTGTTTGATTCCAAAACTGAGAGTCTCCTggtgtgcttttatttttaaagcttaatgtattaatatttttcttttaaaaagatttcatttATTATGTGTTGATTAGatgatacattgacatgatttaaATTTCAATAAGTACATAGATTACATCTTAAAATGTCTTTCTTCTATTGCTGTCCCCTCATTACACAATTTGCCTTTCACACATATCTGATGGTATCACTTTGTTGTGAATCCTCTTCTGGACATGCAATATGCACATGGaagcataaaaaggaagagggaagataTCTTTTTATTATAGCAATATAATATAGATATTGATACTGTATCATATAGCTATAGACAATatttatcttcttcttttttatgcaAATAGAACATATGATAAACACAGATCTCTTGATACAAAGCTATCTTTTGGTATGGCTTCTCAGTATTTTGTTTTACCAAAATTTCTTTAACCAATGTTTTCTAGTCATTTCCAGTATTTTTGTTATCATGAACAGTGCTGcagtaaataatacatttttcagttgtgttattttctgtagGATAAACTTCTACAAGTGCAATTGCTGGATTAATTCCAATAGTATTCTGTTAGGAAGACTTGACTAAAAGGTGGCAGGTAAAGCTTAAGGCTCAAGGAAAGAATGAAGTTGTCTACAAGGCCTCTAAGTCAGGAAGGCTGGATTGAAAGACAGCTGCCACCTTAGAGCTGGAAGAACCGGCTGAGCACATCCCCTCAGAGACCAGCTTCTCTGTGGCCTTTCTCTGGCTGGCCCCGTTCCCAACAGCTTCATCCAGGGCCCCCAGGCCTTCAGAATATTCTAGATCCActttcatttctccttcctcATACTACTCTTTTGACTTCTCCACATGTGGAGGGGGCTTTTACTCCTCATTTTCTTCCCTCTTGTTGGGAAGACATTATGATGGGTCCAATTACTGGAGAGAAGGCATCCTCTCTCTGCAGTGAAGAGAGGGAACACTCCATGTGAACATAGACACACTTATACATGAGCGTAGGCGCACATCTACAGagcaggggcagaagctggggaCCACATGCACATCCTGATTTGGGAAATGACTTACCGTGCTTTTGTCTTCTCATGGTTCTCAACTTGCAGGCACAGACGGAGGCTTCCTCCTCCTGAGGCTGAGCGTGGCCTCCCCTGCAGACCTCACTGACCCCAGCGTGGCAGAGAGACTGATGCATCAGGTGAGCGGGCACTCTGTGCCGGGGAGTGGAGGAGAGCGAGAGGTTCTCagagatgctggaaaagatttgcAGGATACAGAAGAGCTGTTGCTACATTAGGGAGGGTCTAGTTTCTTGTGGAATATTAGGAATGAAATATGAGAATCTCTCCCTGgctttgtttttgtctgtttttttctgagTACTAAATTCCCCTCTctgctatataaaaaaaaaaaattcttttcctcaTCCCAATTTCCTTAGGCCCTGGGAAGATCAGGTTTTCTGGCCCCTGGGAGGTTAATGTTATTATTGGACAGACAGTCAGGACTTTAGCTGCACGTGGCAGCAACCCAATGGATCGGAGCTTATTTAAAAGGCAGGGAATTGGCTGAAAAAACTAGAAGTGGCTGTCCAGCTTCAGTTCGGGCTGGATCCAGAAGCTCAAACAGGATCATcaggattttctctttcttttcccctcttaGCTCTGCTCCCTTCATTCCTCAGAGTCTTCCATGTGTGAGAAAAGGCAGCTGTGACAGTGCCAGATTCACAAGGCACTTGTCTTTCCCAAGTGCCTCCTGAGGAAGGACTGAGCTCATGGACGTGGAAGGGCTACCACAACTGACAGCCTGACCTGAGCCACATGGAATGGAATGAGAGACTACAAAGGAAGTAGGGATGCCaggcagaagggggaaaaaaaaatcatagatgtGTGCTCTAGATGGACGTCAAGATTGTATTTGTAGAAGCTGGGAAAATTCACCTAAAACCCAGATCCCTGGACAAAGCTTCTAGTGCTAGAATTCTGGGATTACAGTTTGGGGGGATGGTGTGAGTCACTGGAAGGTTAGAATGAGTCAGCTCAGCCTAACTCTTATGTCCACATCTTGCTGCCCAGGAATGATGGGAAGAGGGAATATTTGGGCCCAGTAGGTCTGTTAGTGGAAGAGGGGCCTTAGGACTCCCATAAGAAAGTCTTTgaacatggcttccctggtggtctgtggtgaaaaatctgcctgccaaagcagaagatgcaggttcggaccctgggtggggaagatcccctggagaaggaaacagcaacccactccagtgtagcctggcaagctacagtccatcgggtccatgggatctcagaagagtcaaacatgacttagcaactaaacaacgaacACAGCATGGGGTTTTGAAGagggacagccaaataaatgacaGATTCCTAGGGCACATGATAATCCAAGTAGCAAGTGTGAATCCAGCTAAAGCTATGTCTGATTTGAACTCCTCAAACTTGAAACTATTTCAGAGGTCAGAAAGAAGGTGTGGAGATAGGAGCAGATCAGTTGAGGTGTAGGAACCAGGCCATGCAGGTGTTGGGAGCCAGGTATATGCAGGTTCCTATTGTGAGCCAGTTACTGGTGAAAGTTCAGAGGTCAAACAAGAAGCTTTGCAGCTAGGTGGATCTGAGTATGAGCTCCAGttcctagctgtgtgaacttCTGTAAGTTACTCCATATTactttcctcctttgtaaaatgaggCTAGTACTACCtgctttatggggcttccctgatgactcagcagtaaagaatcctcctgcaatgtagcagacacaagagacgcagggtcaatccctggaatgggaagatcccctggaggaggaaatggcaacccactccagtattcttgtctgaaatatTGTATGgaaacaggagcctggtgggctacagtccaaaggtttgcacagagctggacattactgagcacacacacacgtgtgtgtacacacacccacacacacacacaacttgctttataagattttttgttgttcaatctctaaatcatgtccaactctcgtgcgaccccctagactatagcccaccaggcttctctgtccatgggattttcccaggcaaggatactggagtgggttgccattcccttctccaaggtttcTTCCTGAGCTGGGGATGGAAccgcttctcctgcattgacaggcaggagctcccagagaagtccctgttttATAAGGTTACTGTGGGATTTAAATGGTAGGAATGACAGAGCCTGTGTCCAGCCTGCAAGAGGCTCAGGAAGTGCTACTGGCCTCTTCATACATCCTCTGTCCCTTCCTGTCCTTAGCCTGTGGAGAGCTCACGGGCCACAAGGGCTGGAAGTAccaccttttccttttgcctacCAGCTCAGCAATAAACTGGACATGCTTACGTTTCCTGTCCAAGTCTCCCTGCTGCGTGTCAGGAGTGGCTGAAGAACACCAGCTGCAACCAGGCACGGCTGCGTGAGGAAGGGAGCAGTGCTGCCTATGACCTGGGCCCCACCACATCCAGAGCCGTGTAACTGTGCAGAGATGTACCTGGAAGTTTCCCTTGCAGATCAGCAGATCACGGCCAGTATTGGGACCCTGGCTCACATATGCCTGGGGGTaatgaggagggagggggtggggtctGCCCCTTGTTGCAGAGACGACCTTGGGCTTCCGCTGGCATGTGTGTTGTACTTCGGTAAAGAGTGTGTGTGCTTGCATCCTGCGTTGAAAGTACACTCAGTGTGGCTCGGGGATAACTTTATATGGTACAGGAATTTTGTGCACCTTCACCGCTACCTTCCTCCTTCATGCTCGTCTGGTTCTTGGCTTGAAATTTGATTACTGCACTGGCCCTGGAGCCTGCTGAACTGTGAGCTCCTTCGGAGCAGGAACCATATCTATTCATCTCAGGATTCCTTGAACTCAGAAGAACACCTGGGCTGGAGTAGGATCACAGAGAATGCTTGGTAAATTGACTTGAATTTCAAGTTCTCGACACAAGCAGTGCTCAACCATTCCTTCCCCATAACTCACAAGTcacattgtcttttaaaaattaaatatggactttttttctattatagaaGTAAAACTTGCTTTTAACGCTTAGAGAAATTCAAAAGGAccgaggaaggagaaaaaagaattgagaagagtaggggaggagaaagaaagaaacatctaAAATCCCACCTCTAGTTGTCTGGAGTTGTCTAGTTTAACAAAACCATTGTCAATGTATATGTTCAGCCTCTCCTCGTGCGTGGTTCTGAGTGGATCTCCACCAAGGGGCACCTTACATTCAATATTTCCAAGATCGAAGTACTCAGCTTACCCCTAAACCTGCTCTGCCTACATCTTCCTCATCTCAGTTAATGTCAATTGCAAGGaactctttcttatttctctggtttttttttttttttttccctttcacattATAAATCCAGTTCATGAAGAAATTCTCTTGGCTCTAGTGTCATCAAAATATGCTCAGGATGTGATCCCATCTTCACTGCTCTCACCCTGGTCCAAGTTgccatcatctctcacctgggTGACTAGTATCTTCCTAACAGGTCTCCCTGTTTCTACCTTTACCCTTCACCCCTTGTCTAGTCCTGGAACATCAGCCAGAGCTGTCCTTCTATAATGTATGGCAGACTCTACCACTCCTTTGCTTTAAACCCTCACATTACTCACAGAAGAAGCCACACTCTTACAATGGCCTGCAAAACTGTACATGAGCCGCACACCTCCTCCAGCCTCTTGAACTTGCTCACTGCACATGAGCCCCACTGACTGACTTGCTGTTTCTCAAACGTGTCAGGTCCTAAATGCACGCTCAGTCTGCTTAGAACACTTCTCCTCCAGACATCCACATGGTTAACTCCTCCACCTCTTCCACCTTCTCAGTGGGTCTAACTGACCactctcctctgcttttcctctgtAACACTGATCACAAGCTGACATAACACATACTTTATTTGTCTTGTTTATTACGTCTTCTTCAACTAGAATGAAGAGTTTATACATTACAGTATCCCTGTGTCaggagagtgcctggcacataaaaggctctcagtaaatatttgttaagtaaaagaaggaaatataacAACTAGGATATGACTCTGAATAAGGGGAGTATGTGTATTTAATTGACCCGCTTCCTTTTGCAGAGTGGAGTTTTACAAAGCAGATTGGACAAAAATAATGTAAACTTTCATTTCAGTGTATTTGTTCAACACCAACAACAGAAGAAAGACCATGTTGTGTGCCTTGGGGAATTCAAAGATGTCTCTTCCCACATGGATTAAAGTTAGCAGGGAGAGGAAAACTCCTATTCATGCTTAGAAGCCCAGTCCATCCAGTACCTTCTCATGATGGCTTTTCTCAAATTCCCTAAAGAGGAGTTAGTTTCTTagtctcttcatttcttcttaacACTTAACATGGTAtgtcttgatttatttatttacagttttttaaaa is a window encoding:
- the MUC20 gene encoding mucin-20, which translates into the protein MRFLLCLALPLSFCCWEAGAPRSSAGPSGSGHTELPAVTPELWTSSEEVFQATDLTEPSVPNHVSWEAQTLSIQTSDRTFIRGGSVSEAETRDDKTMALMTRKPSEFTAVISPPTAASSTGGSPMGRVRTTVDTVTGSELWKAVFENLCTFDSSEEAKRILKFIHISAQAEALSSESSASSDSSVPAVTTSQVLSSDITALTKALVTYITNIKVINCRVMETEPTAAIPGTSHIDHSSVGEHALSPPERSALPDSTEAKSHLTRNTTSVETWTIARGMESVTPAGTVILSSIPEKEMTAAKATSPSGTLVTVSKDLLEESSGLSVETTSDTSISGIITVFTEDATTVSKVTSPAEFSATVYSFSEETSTTSSTSSETSTTHSTFSGPIPTISRSSLPSSHLPTITASTNSSSETSVTSAKTTDSAKTMKTASAGGGKPSTTLATPARTRWTGITPGTDGGFLLLRLSVASPADLTDPSVAERLMHQLSNKLDMLTFPVQVSLLRVRSG